The nucleotide sequence GCATCATCGGGGTGTGATTGTCATTATCCATTCATGACTCCTGAATTATAAATGCTGGCTTTTTGAAAAATCACTTTGAAAAAGTACTGTATTTCTTGAGTATTTCCGCCAGTTGTTCTGCGCCTCCTGATGGCGATTAAAAACAAAATAAAGAAAGCGATGAAAATGTGCTTATTAAATATGGAAATCAGCATAGCATCCGCAAGCTGGAAATCATTTGATTCAAATTAAGGAATAATCGGAAAGTAAAATATATAGTATTCCAGAAAAGTCTTTTGGTTCTTTTTGAGTAGGAGAGAAAGTGTCATCCCGAATGAACATGAGGGATCTTAACACCTGGAAAGATTTCTCCCTCCGGTCGAAATGACACGGAACCCCAATTTAATTATCTGGATCACTATAGTATTCCAGAAAAAAAGTTGGGGCCAGGAGTGCAGGCTGGACGCCTGCTTTTGCGGGCATTCTGCCAGCATTCCCAGAAAACAATTATCTGAAACACTATAGAAACCCGGACAAGTGATCCTCCATGAGGCTGGCACAAACACCCGTAGCGTCGGGTTACGTCCCGGCAGTCTCTGTCATGGCAGAGGGACGAACCCTCTGCCATGACAGAGGGACGAACCCTCTGATCACGTCTGTTAAGTTAACTGGAGCGTTGGAACGAGAGAAAAAACAGGGACGTTGGTAACATGAGGGGTTAATTTAGCGGAGGACGGCCTGTGCATTCAGCAAAGAAAAGCGCCAGAACCTGTCCTAATTTCTGATAATAGGGATGCCTCGCATTTTTGAGTACGAGTTCCGCAAACGTAGGTCCCCACTGCCCCAGATGCCGGGAAAAAAACGATTCTGCCATTGCCATAAAATCAGGATTATTCTGCGAGACATACTGAAACAGCAGATAATACATGAATTCCAGTTCTGTACTGATATGATCCGGTAACACATGCTCGTTCTCATCAGGATTCAATCCGGCACGCTCATAAAAATCAATGGCTTCCAGCGTTGAAATTCCCATCACCATGGGTTCCGGATCAAGATAAACGGAACTGTAGGGTGATGCGGGCACATGATACGGGCCAACAAACAGGCGTGTGTATTCCAGTTCAATTTCCTGAAAACCGGAAGAATCGACATGAAATAATCCTGGCAGACGATCCAGTTCATTTTCCAGTTCAGCGGATAATCCCCAACCTTTTTGCGCGGGAATCAGTTCCAGAATATCGGCAAGGGAAGGGTCGGGATATTTAAAGCAGTCGGCCAGTATCCGGTAGATATTGGCGCGACTGGCAAACAGTCTAATAGGCTCCATAATCCCTGATATAGAAAACTCTGGGTTTTGTGCCCTTGTGTTTGAGCAACTGCCTTGGCGTATAATGCTTCAGGAGTTGGGAGACCCGACTTGTCGGATCGTCTGTATCTCCAAAAATTCTGGCATCGCCGGGACAAGCCTCAACGCACCACGGCTGTAACCCTTCTTTCACACGGTGGTCACAGAAAGTACATTTTTCCACAATGCCTTCCCTGCGGATGCCATCATAGGTTTTCGCACGGTCCGGATTATAATAGGGTAGAGGCACACCTGTTTTATCCGCGGTTTCCTTGCCGCTGGAGGTTACTCCGGGGATCAGCGGTTTATCATCCATGTAGCGTTGATGTTGCTGTTTCTTATTGAAATGGATGACTTTGTAGGGACATGCCAGTTCACAGCTTCGACAACCGATGCATTTGTCCGCGTCATGCAGCGTGAAGCCTTCGTTGTCCTTATACATGGCCTCTGTGGGACACACCTTGACACAAGGAGCGTTCTCACAATGGTTGCAAAGCGTAGGAATGTAACGGAAACTGACATTGGGAAAGGTGCCCCGTGTTTCGGTCACATGACTGGACCAGTTAAAACCGGCGTCCGTATTATTTTCTGTTTTACAGGCAATGTCGCATGCGGCGCATCCGACACAGTTATGCAGATCAATGACCATTGCGTATTTAGCCATAATGTCCTCCCTTACGAAACTTTCATGATTTTAACACGAGTCACGCCGCCATGCCGTGCGGTGCTACCACTTAAACGCTCATAATCAGCAGGCAACAAAAGATTGTTGTTGCCTCCGCGGGGAATCCGTTTTTCAAAATCCTTTGCTGCGATGCTACCGTAAGCCCAATGTCCCTGGCCATAACACTTGCCGATGGTTCCGGGGCGTACCCCTTCCCATAGTTTTACATGACACTGAAGTTTTCCGGTCGGTGAAATCAGTTCAATGGTATCTCCGTTTCGCAACCCCAGACGTTGTCCATCCACAGGGTTGATCTTGGCGACATCATCCCATTTTTCATCTCCGGGGTCAGAATCCTTGTTGTCCTGATACCATGAGCAGTTGGCGGATCGTCCTTCACGATTGAGACGAGACCGATGTTCAAAAAAGATAAACGGAAATTCATTCGCGTCGCCCCAGCGATAGGCTTCCTCATAGTGGGGAACAAACGCCAGTTCATCCCGAGCCTGGTATTTACAGGCATCCAGCACATCATTGATTGAGACCTGATTCTTTTCGGCATGTTCGGTCAATGAT is from SAR324 cluster bacterium and encodes:
- a CDS encoding 4Fe-4S dicluster domain-containing protein → MAKYAMVIDLHNCVGCAACDIACKTENNTDAGFNWSSHVTETRGTFPNVSFRYIPTLCNHCENAPCVKVCPTEAMYKDNEGFTLHDADKCIGCRSCELACPYKVIHFNKKQQHQRYMDDKPLIPGVTSSGKETADKTGVPLPYYNPDRAKTYDGIRREGIVEKCTFCDHRVKEGLQPWCVEACPGDARIFGDTDDPTSRVSQLLKHYTPRQLLKHKGTKPRVFYIRDYGAY
- a CDS encoding molecular chaperone, whose protein sequence is MEPIRLFASRANIYRILADCFKYPDPSLADILELIPAQKGWGLSAELENELDRLPGLFHVDSSGFQEIELEYTRLFVGPYHVPASPYSSVYLDPEPMVMGISTLEAIDFYERAGLNPDENEHVLPDHISTELEFMYYLLFQYVSQNNPDFMAMAESFFSRHLGQWGPTFAELVLKNARHPYYQKLGQVLALFFAECTGRPPLN